One window of Streptomyces sp. NBC_00273 genomic DNA carries:
- a CDS encoding ATP-binding protein translates to MVSVGERLSRARVGAFVGRDEELGRFGEALAGDPQAPFAFYVYGPGGIGKSTLLRRLADHARAAGRLLVELDGRFVSRDPADFEHAAGPFLDVPGTVLFVDSFEHCQWLESWLWHHFLPRAADDTLVVLGGRRAPQPQWAADPAWSRLLHVSELEPFSAEQARSLLVAAQIRPELRDRVLRFAGGNPLALSLAAAAGSEGCGREEIWAPTADVLRTLLAGLIGEVPTAAHRRALEVAAQAHSTSEELLAAVLPGEDVHPLFSWLRDLPFMESTLRGVYPHDAARETLAADLRWRAPNAFEAMRQRLADEYLRILREAPEERVWTVTDDLFYLFREGATLARLRSWSREDEVHDRPLHPDDIDVILRMATETEGAASADLVRYWAERQPQAFSVYRLVSTGRIVAFTARLALSSPPDAQDLATDPVVAAAWRYTEATAPVSPGEHIGVSRFSIYPERYQVPSRVIDLSSSRAQAEAARARGRAYGFAVFRDAETWAERVKGTLADTGARPRVGEHTYGLFGVDWRQLPVESWLMHFISATEAPAAPAGPSPVSRSSFDRAVREALAHWRDADAFAACSLMRTRLAADFGDPVGELRALLRRAVDDLGLDPRGVRAREALTAGHFSGAPTQEAAARRLGLPYGTYRRHLRQGLDLLCEALWQQELHDPR, encoded by the coding sequence ATGGTGTCCGTGGGGGAAAGACTGAGCAGAGCGCGCGTAGGGGCCTTCGTCGGCCGGGACGAGGAACTCGGCCGCTTCGGGGAGGCATTGGCAGGTGATCCGCAGGCGCCGTTCGCGTTCTACGTGTACGGGCCGGGCGGCATCGGGAAGTCGACGCTGCTGCGGCGACTGGCGGACCACGCCCGGGCGGCCGGGCGGCTGCTCGTCGAGCTCGACGGCCGGTTCGTCAGCCGGGACCCGGCCGATTTCGAGCACGCCGCCGGACCGTTCCTGGACGTTCCGGGGACGGTCCTGTTCGTGGACTCCTTCGAACACTGCCAGTGGCTGGAGAGCTGGCTGTGGCACCACTTCCTGCCGCGTGCCGCGGACGACACCCTCGTCGTCCTGGGCGGCCGGCGGGCTCCGCAGCCGCAGTGGGCCGCCGATCCCGCCTGGTCCCGACTCCTGCACGTGAGCGAGCTGGAGCCGTTCTCCGCGGAGCAGGCCCGGAGCCTGCTGGTGGCGGCGCAGATCCGACCCGAACTGCGCGACCGGGTGCTGCGCTTCGCCGGGGGCAACCCGCTGGCGCTGTCGCTGGCGGCCGCGGCCGGATCGGAGGGCTGCGGTCGGGAGGAGATCTGGGCGCCGACGGCGGACGTCCTGCGCACCCTGCTGGCGGGGCTGATCGGGGAGGTGCCCACGGCGGCCCACCGCCGCGCGCTGGAGGTGGCGGCGCAGGCCCACTCGACGTCCGAGGAACTGCTGGCCGCGGTCCTCCCCGGGGAGGACGTCCATCCGCTCTTCTCCTGGCTGCGGGACCTGCCCTTCATGGAGTCCACCCTGCGGGGTGTGTACCCGCACGACGCGGCGCGCGAGACGCTCGCCGCCGACCTGCGCTGGCGGGCGCCCAACGCCTTCGAAGCGATGCGCCAGCGCCTGGCGGACGAGTACCTGCGCATCCTGCGCGAGGCGCCCGAGGAGCGGGTGTGGACCGTCACCGACGACCTCTTCTACCTGTTCCGGGAGGGTGCGACGCTGGCCCGGCTGCGCTCCTGGTCCCGCGAGGACGAGGTCCACGACCGTCCGCTGCACCCGGACGACATCGATGTCATCCTGCGCATGGCCACCGAGACGGAAGGGGCCGCCTCCGCGGACCTGGTCCGCTACTGGGCCGAGCGCCAGCCGCAGGCCTTCAGCGTGTACCGGCTCGTGAGCACGGGCCGGATCGTGGCGTTCACGGCGCGGCTGGCCCTGTCGTCCCCTCCCGACGCCCAGGACCTGGCCACCGATCCCGTCGTGGCCGCCGCATGGCGGTACACGGAGGCCACCGCGCCGGTGAGCCCCGGTGAGCACATCGGCGTCAGCCGGTTCTCGATCTACCCCGAGCGGTACCAGGTGCCCTCGCGCGTCATCGACCTGAGCAGTTCCCGGGCCCAGGCGGAGGCGGCCCGCGCCCGCGGGCGCGCGTACGGCTTCGCCGTCTTCCGCGACGCCGAGACCTGGGCCGAGCGCGTCAAGGGCACCCTGGCGGACACGGGGGCGCGGCCGCGGGTCGGTGAGCACACGTACGGGCTGTTCGGGGTCGACTGGCGTCAACTGCCGGTGGAGTCATGGCTCATGCACTTCATATCGGCCACCGAGGCGCCCGCGGCCCCGGCCGGCCCGTCGCCCGTTTCGCGCAGCTCGTTCGACCGGGCCGTACGCGAGGCGCTGGCCCACTGGCGCGATGCGGACGCGTTCGCCGCCTGCTCCCTGATGCGCACCCGGCTCGCGGCGGACTTCGGTGATCCTGTCGGGGAGTTGCGCGCCCTGCTGCGCCGGGCCGTCGACGACCTCGGGCTCGACCCGCGCGGGGTGCGCGCCCGCGAGGCCCTGACGGCGGGCCACTTCTCCGGTGCGCCGACCCAGGAGGCCGCCGCCCGGCGCCTCGGCCTTCCGTACGGAACCTACCGTCGCCACCTGCGCCAGGGCCTGGACCTGCTCTGTGAGGCGTTGTGGCAGCAGGAGTTGCACGACCCTCGTTAG
- a CDS encoding nuclear transport factor 2 family protein, which translates to MTSTDITRAIDDLLFTPGLDLTEAVDRHFSPDYRQRTNGVWSDRASFVRHMTRLRSLIRSGHVEVHDELRDGPRYADRHTVTLLHHDGHTSRTEVYLFAELAPDGRFQRVEETTLLVAGHADDGNLGLVR; encoded by the coding sequence ATGACATCGACCGACATCACCCGCGCCATCGACGATCTGCTGTTCACCCCGGGCCTCGACCTCACCGAAGCCGTCGACCGGCACTTCAGCCCCGACTACCGCCAGCGCACGAACGGCGTGTGGAGCGACCGGGCCTCCTTCGTCCGGCACATGACGCGCCTGCGCTCCCTGATCCGCAGCGGGCACGTCGAAGTCCACGACGAACTGCGCGACGGACCGCGCTACGCAGACCGGCACACCGTCACCCTCCTCCACCACGACGGCCACACCTCCCGCACCGAGGTCTACCTCTTCGCCGAGCTGGCTCCCGACGGCCGCTTCCAGCGCGTCGAAGAGACCACCCTCCTGGTCGCCGGCCACGCCGACGACGGGAACCTCGGTCTCGTCAGGTGA
- a CDS encoding cytochrome P450, cyclodipeptide synthase-associated: MAVFDTGFSVLSEDFAAAPYRSFARLREQAPVHYEPAIDSYFISRYEDVKRVLSDHEAFSTETLQVRAEPVMRGPVLAQMTGAEHTAKRRIVVRAFTGRALQDQMRVIHATAAELVAPFLPLGRMDLVNDFGKPFAIQVTLDVLGLDRRDWQQVAAWHSGVAEFITSLALTPERRRHCTDCAEQLEAHLLPVIQQRRRDPGEDLISKLCTAEFDGIAMSDRDVTALIINVLAAATEPADKTLALLFKHLIDHPEQLAQVRRDPDLMAAAIAETLRYTPPVQLVPRQVEQDTVFAGTTVPAGATVFCMIGAANRDPDAFTAPDTFDIHRPDLGTARSFTAAAEHLSFGTGLHQCVGTAFARAEIETVAAVLLPLLDQVRHSPGFRYQEAGLYTRGPLALPLDFTPVR, encoded by the coding sequence ATGGCCGTGTTCGATACCGGTTTCAGCGTCCTGTCCGAGGACTTCGCCGCCGCCCCCTACCGGTCCTTCGCACGGCTGCGGGAGCAGGCTCCGGTGCACTACGAACCGGCGATCGACAGCTACTTCATCTCCCGCTACGAGGACGTGAAGCGGGTGCTGAGCGACCACGAGGCGTTCAGCACCGAGACGCTGCAGGTACGTGCGGAGCCGGTGATGCGCGGGCCGGTCCTCGCCCAGATGACCGGGGCCGAGCACACCGCCAAGCGAAGAATCGTGGTCCGGGCCTTCACCGGCCGGGCCCTCCAGGACCAGATGCGCGTCATCCACGCCACCGCCGCCGAACTCGTGGCCCCCTTCCTCCCCCTGGGCCGGATGGACCTGGTCAACGACTTCGGCAAGCCCTTCGCCATCCAGGTGACGCTCGACGTCCTCGGCCTGGACCGAAGGGACTGGCAGCAGGTGGCCGCCTGGCACAGCGGGGTGGCCGAGTTCATCACCAGCCTGGCCCTCACCCCCGAACGCCGCCGCCACTGCACGGATTGCGCCGAGCAGTTGGAGGCGCACCTCCTCCCCGTGATCCAACAGCGGCGCCGCGACCCCGGCGAGGACTTGATATCGAAGCTGTGCACCGCCGAGTTCGACGGCATCGCCATGAGCGATCGCGACGTCACCGCGCTGATCATCAACGTCCTGGCCGCCGCCACCGAGCCCGCGGACAAGACGCTGGCCCTGCTCTTCAAGCACCTGATCGACCATCCCGAGCAGCTGGCACAGGTCCGTCGGGACCCGGACCTGATGGCCGCCGCGATCGCCGAGACCCTGCGCTACACCCCGCCGGTCCAACTCGTTCCCCGCCAGGTGGAGCAGGACACCGTGTTCGCCGGCACCACCGTCCCGGCGGGTGCCACCGTCTTCTGCATGATCGGCGCGGCCAACCGGGACCCGGACGCCTTCACCGCTCCGGACACCTTCGACATCCACCGGCCGGACCTGGGCACCGCCCGCTCCTTCACCGCGGCCGCCGAGCACCTGTCCTTCGGTACCGGACTCCACCAGTGCGTCGGCACGGCCTTCGCGCGCGCCGAGATCGAAACCGTCGCCGCCGTCCTCCTGCCCCTGCTCGACCAGGTCCGCCACAGCCCCGGCTTCCGGTACCAGGAGGCCGGCCTGTACACGCGGGGCCCGCTCGCGCTGCCACTGGACTTCACCCCCGTCCGCTGA
- a CDS encoding HPP family protein: MNADSVLPDLRAPRPGAPREDVPLPGRGGRRNSAWHGAAAALHGVGAVTAALLVLAAIGAVISEPVLIPSLAASAGVLHSTPTLPVAQPRSIVVAHLLGAGAGYLVLALAQSNPWSAALAGGLTFAATTLARTPHSPACATAVVVVLQTPAPARFVPLLLGATVVLVLAGFAASRVRRGAARYPVRWW, encoded by the coding sequence GTGAACGCTGACTCCGTGCTGCCCGACCTGCGCGCGCCCCGCCCCGGGGCGCCTCGCGAGGACGTACCGCTCCCGGGGCGGGGCGGGCGCCGGAACTCCGCCTGGCACGGCGCGGCCGCGGCCCTCCACGGCGTCGGCGCGGTGACCGCCGCCCTGCTCGTGCTCGCGGCCATCGGGGCGGTGATCAGCGAACCGGTGCTCATACCGTCCCTCGCCGCCAGTGCCGGAGTCCTGCACAGCACCCCCACCCTGCCCGTGGCCCAGCCCCGGAGCATCGTCGTCGCGCACCTGCTGGGTGCCGGAGCCGGGTACCTGGTCCTCGCGCTGGCGCAGAGCAACCCCTGGAGTGCGGCGCTGGCCGGGGGGTTGACGTTCGCCGCGACGACCCTCGCCCGGACCCCGCACTCGCCCGCCTGCGCCACCGCCGTCGTCGTCGTGCTGCAGACCCCGGCACCCGCCCGGTTCGTCCCCCTGTTGCTCGGCGCCACCGTGGTCCTCGTCCTCGCAGGTTTCGCAGCGTCCCGCGTACGCCGGGGAGCAGCCCGGTACCCCGTCCGCTGGTGGTAG
- a CDS encoding dihydrofolate reductase family protein, with translation MRKIKAQLFISLDGVVEAPDQWHFPYFNEEMGAAVDATLGQADTLLLGRRTYDSFAGAWPDREAAGGEDAPFAKVLGDARKIVVSNGPYDFTWRNSEPLVGDLPSAVAALKNEPGADTPVWISGSVSVVRQLLAAGLLDELNLLVHPIAVRGGMRLFEEDAPSIPLELLSAETFRTGVLNLFYAVATAPGEGTYEDAKTYLPQHQE, from the coding sequence ATGAGGAAGATCAAGGCGCAGCTGTTCATCTCGCTCGACGGTGTCGTGGAGGCGCCCGATCAGTGGCACTTCCCCTACTTCAACGAGGAGATGGGGGCCGCCGTCGACGCGACCCTCGGCCAGGCCGACACCCTGCTGCTCGGGCGCCGGACCTACGACAGCTTCGCGGGCGCCTGGCCGGACCGGGAAGCGGCCGGCGGGGAGGACGCGCCGTTCGCCAAGGTGCTCGGTGACGCCCGCAAGATCGTGGTGTCGAACGGTCCGTACGACTTCACCTGGCGGAACTCCGAACCGCTCGTCGGAGACCTTCCCTCCGCGGTTGCCGCACTGAAGAACGAGCCGGGTGCGGACACCCCCGTCTGGATCAGCGGCTCGGTCTCCGTCGTACGTCAGCTGCTGGCCGCCGGGCTCCTGGACGAACTGAACCTCCTGGTGCACCCGATCGCCGTGCGGGGCGGCATGCGCCTGTTCGAGGAGGACGCGCCGTCGATCCCGCTGGAACTGCTGTCCGCCGAGACCTTCCGGACCGGCGTGCTGAACCTCTTCTACGCCGTGGCCACCGCACCCGGAGAAGGGACGTACGAGGACGCCAAGACCTACCTGCCCCAGCACCAGGAATGA
- a CDS encoding alanine--tRNA ligase-related protein, translated as MNTEQLTRTFVEYFEEREHRRIVGSTLLPPPGDPVLFTTSGMHPLTPYLEGRPHPLGRRLVNVQRCLRTTDLEEVGDATHLTVFEMLGTWSLGDYDGPLSLDWGYGLLTEGLGVDRDRLYATVHAGDDRTGQDTASLELWQGLGVPVEPTVEDNWWSNGPVGPCGPDSEIFLWSGDGPPESTPTRDGRWVEVWNHVTMTHRRLDDGSLVPLPQRNVDTGLGLERLASLLQGRSSVFECDVFDPWRSLVPALWPLDERSLRVVCDHLRSAIVVLGDGVRPANTGRGYVLRRLVRRMLTLLWREDASRSIEDLPDELVRHTLDHFRQDMGPGDVRRILSDEERRFRRLLERGRQVLARPRFRGPLTQEDFHYLHDTHGLPRELVTSLLNE; from the coding sequence GTGAATACCGAGCAGCTGACCAGAACGTTCGTCGAGTACTTCGAAGAGCGCGAGCACCGCCGCATCGTCGGCTCGACGCTGCTGCCACCGCCCGGCGACCCCGTCCTCTTCACCACCTCCGGCATGCACCCCCTCACTCCGTACCTGGAGGGCCGCCCCCACCCGCTGGGCAGGCGGCTGGTCAACGTCCAGCGCTGTCTGCGCACCACGGACCTGGAGGAGGTCGGCGACGCCACCCACCTGACGGTCTTCGAGATGCTCGGCACCTGGTCGCTGGGCGACTACGACGGCCCGCTCAGTCTCGACTGGGGGTACGGGCTCCTCACCGAGGGGCTGGGCGTGGACCGCGACCGGCTGTACGCCACCGTCCACGCCGGCGACGACCGGACCGGGCAGGACACCGCTTCCCTGGAGCTGTGGCAGGGGCTCGGAGTCCCCGTCGAACCCACCGTGGAGGACAACTGGTGGTCCAACGGGCCCGTCGGACCGTGCGGTCCCGACTCGGAGATCTTCCTGTGGAGCGGCGACGGCCCGCCCGAGTCGACGCCCACCCGCGACGGCCGTTGGGTGGAGGTGTGGAACCACGTGACGATGACCCACCGCCGACTCGACGACGGTTCCCTGGTGCCCCTTCCCCAGCGCAACGTGGACACCGGCCTCGGCCTGGAACGGCTCGCCTCCCTGCTCCAGGGCAGGTCGTCCGTGTTCGAGTGCGACGTCTTCGACCCCTGGCGCAGCCTCGTACCGGCCCTGTGGCCCCTGGACGAACGGTCGCTGCGCGTGGTCTGCGACCACCTGCGCTCGGCCATCGTGGTGCTCGGCGACGGCGTGCGCCCGGCCAACACGGGGCGGGGCTACGTGCTGCGGCGCCTGGTGCGCCGGATGCTCACCCTGCTGTGGCGGGAGGACGCCTCGCGGAGCATCGAGGACCTGCCGGACGAACTGGTCCGGCACACCCTGGACCACTTCCGGCAGGACATGGGCCCGGGCGACGTACGCCGGATCCTGAGCGACGAGGAGCGGCGCTTTCGCCGGCTCCTGGAACGCGGGCGGCAGGTGCTCGCCCGCCCCCGGTTCCGGGGTCCGCTGACCCAGGAGGACTTCCACTACCTCCACGACACCCATGGGCTGCCGCGCGAGCTGGTGACGAGTCTGCTGAACGAGTGA
- a CDS encoding SDR family NAD(P)-dependent oxidoreductase, translating into MDISGSNVLLTGATGGIGSALAARLTAQGARLTVTGRREDALKTTADACGARTVVADLAVRADVVHLAESCAETDILVANAALPASGDLLDYAEDQLDRALDVNLRAPVVLSRLLAEHMVGRGRGHIVLVGSISGKAATKSTSLYNATKFGLRGFALALRQELRGTGVGVSLVQPGFVRDAGMFAATGATTPNGIRTVTPGQVADGVVRAVRRDRCEVNVAPLELRLLSAVAGQFPGFAERIQGRMDLDGSVRQIVEAQRSRR; encoded by the coding sequence GTGGACATATCCGGATCGAACGTTCTCCTCACGGGCGCCACCGGGGGCATCGGCTCTGCCCTGGCCGCGCGCCTGACCGCGCAGGGGGCCCGCCTCACGGTCACCGGGCGGCGGGAAGATGCCCTCAAGACCACCGCCGACGCCTGCGGCGCCCGTACCGTGGTCGCCGATCTGGCCGTACGGGCCGATGTCGTACACCTCGCCGAGAGCTGCGCGGAGACGGACATCCTCGTCGCGAACGCCGCGCTGCCCGCCAGCGGCGACCTCCTGGACTACGCCGAGGACCAGCTCGACCGCGCCCTCGACGTCAACCTCCGCGCGCCCGTCGTCCTCTCCCGGTTGCTCGCGGAGCACATGGTGGGCCGCGGCCGCGGCCACATCGTGCTGGTCGGCTCCATTTCCGGCAAGGCGGCCACCAAGTCGACCTCCCTGTACAACGCGACGAAGTTCGGGCTGCGCGGATTCGCGCTCGCCCTGCGCCAGGAGCTCAGGGGCACGGGGGTGGGGGTGTCCCTGGTCCAGCCCGGCTTCGTCCGCGACGCCGGAATGTTCGCGGCCACCGGTGCCACGACGCCGAACGGCATCAGGACCGTCACACCCGGCCAGGTCGCCGACGGCGTCGTACGAGCCGTCCGCCGCGACCGCTGCGAGGTCAACGTCGCGCCGCTGGAACTGCGGCTGCTGAGCGCCGTCGCCGGGCAGTTCCCCGGGTTCGCCGAGCGCATCCAGGGCCGCATGGACCTCGACGGGTCCGTACGACAGATCGTCGAGGCCCAGCGCTCGCGCCGTTAG
- a CDS encoding TetR/AcrR family transcriptional regulator — translation MPHASDTRQRIIDAVLRIIGQDGIAAVTNRRIAKEAGVSLGSVTYHFATQHELLRESLLHFVAEETRHFTALADDCSDEQFDIGQAAEVVAQVAGGNAFDSRHIAPFELYVQAGRDERLRAAAAECFAAYDLLATRILTHLGVPDPERLAGVAVALVFGQQLRRLATGAPAEDLVDTLLVLTQFTPAQSP, via the coding sequence ATGCCCCATGCTTCCGACACCCGCCAGCGCATCATCGACGCCGTACTGCGGATCATCGGGCAGGACGGCATCGCCGCCGTCACCAACCGGCGGATCGCGAAGGAGGCCGGAGTCTCCCTCGGCTCCGTCACCTACCACTTCGCCACGCAGCACGAGTTGCTGCGCGAGAGCCTGCTGCACTTCGTGGCCGAGGAGACCCGGCACTTCACGGCGCTCGCCGACGACTGCTCCGACGAGCAGTTCGACATCGGGCAGGCGGCCGAGGTGGTGGCGCAGGTGGCGGGCGGCAACGCCTTCGACAGCCGCCACATCGCGCCGTTCGAGCTGTACGTCCAGGCCGGCCGGGACGAACGGCTGCGCGCCGCCGCGGCCGAGTGCTTCGCCGCCTACGACCTGTTGGCCACCCGGATCCTGACCCACCTCGGTGTCCCGGACCCCGAACGCCTGGCCGGCGTGGCCGTGGCCCTGGTCTTCGGCCAGCAGCTGCGCCGCCTGGCGACCGGCGCCCCCGCCGAGGACCTCGTCGACACCCTGCTGGTCCTCACGCAGTTCACCCCGGCGCAGAGCCCGTAG
- a CDS encoding NUDIX hydrolase family protein, which translates to MSDTTETTPGWLSNDELEMARAQMPILYVEAVPVRVDDTGEVTTIGLLLRIGTDGAISRALVSGRVMHHERIRDALLRHLEKDLGPVALPRIPASLQPFTVAEYFPTAGVTPYHDPRQHAVSLAYVVPVTGDCRPRQDALDLVWFSPQEALSAAVQGEMPGGHAALLKQALAHVGYTY; encoded by the coding sequence ATGTCTGACACGACCGAAACTACGCCCGGCTGGCTGAGCAACGACGAGCTGGAAATGGCCCGGGCCCAGATGCCGATCCTCTACGTCGAGGCCGTCCCCGTCCGCGTGGACGACACCGGCGAAGTCACCACCATCGGACTGCTCCTGCGGATCGGCACGGACGGGGCGATCAGTCGGGCCCTGGTGTCCGGCCGTGTCATGCACCACGAGCGGATCCGTGACGCGCTGCTCCGCCACCTGGAGAAGGACCTGGGCCCCGTGGCCCTGCCCCGCATCCCCGCTTCCCTCCAGCCCTTCACCGTCGCCGAGTACTTCCCCACGGCGGGCGTCACCCCCTACCACGACCCCCGCCAACACGCGGTGTCGCTCGCCTACGTCGTGCCGGTCACGGGTGATTGCCGCCCCCGTCAAGACGCCCTGGACCTGGTCTGGTTCAGCCCGCAGGAAGCACTCTCGGCAGCCGTCCAGGGCGAGATGCCGGGCGGCCACGCGGCGCTGCTGAAGCAGGCGCTCGCGCATGTGGGGTACACGTACTGA